One stretch of Paramormyrops kingsleyae isolate MSU_618 chromosome 4, PKINGS_0.4, whole genome shotgun sequence DNA includes these proteins:
- the LOC140588901 gene encoding NACHT, LRR and PYD domains-containing protein 3-like isoform X3 — protein MGGAASEMSPPVECETKRTESVLMERAGSLVPSCVSIKSHASMAKPLNFSKGPFASDQSVLMERAGSPVPSCVSMKSDKSMGDPITFREGPFPTDQRDRVKRCNSHPHKGDLSSIFKLLDEKAQMFLKDELMKFKWYLDENDPECSEPQLEEDNDLDSDGQMQKTCGREGALKITLYILRTMEQNDLADMLEKRHLLSQCQCRIKCNLKKKFECVFEGKAKEGQPTLLKEIYTDLYITEGGAGGVNDEHEVRQIETASKKRVTEDTTVKCNDIFKPLHGRVTPIRTVLTKGVAGIGKTVSVQKVILDWAEGKANQDIHFIFALPFRDLNLIKDEYSLIDLLHHFVPELKLLESFELYRYKVLLIFDGLDECRLPLDFQNNEGWFDVTKKTSLDVLLTNLIKGNLLPSALLWITSRPAAANQIPPECVHQVTEIRGFNDAQKEEYFRKRFSDQSLTSRIITHVKSSRSLFIMCHIPVFCWISATVLERLFSEMDSGYIPKTLTEMYTHFLIFQASVKNHKYMENGGTKLKCIESGKEFLLKLGKLAFHNLEKGNLIFYKQDLTENGIDVTEASVYSGVCTEVFKEEYGLYQEKVYCFVHLSIQEYLAALYKFLSNSSADLLKTAVDEALKSKNGHLDLYLRFLFGLSTDSSQSLLQRLLEQKRTSSQNIKETAQYIKEKIQENLSPERTINLFHCLNEVGDNSLIEEVQRYLSSGSLSATDLSPAQWSALAFLLLMSDKELDVFDLKKYIRSDEGLQRLLPVIMKSRTALLMRGRVTRKEQTIGAGQSLNSCNLTETCCEVLASALRSNSSQLRELDLSDNDLQDSGVKLLSAGLGDSHCTLEILRLSGCRVTEEGCSSLASALRSNPSHLRELDLSDNDLQDSGVKLLSVGLGDSHCKLEILRLSGCRVTEEGCSSLASALRSNPSHLRELDLRYNHPRYSGVKLLSALLEDPKCKLEKLNVDHSGECRNRSGIQKYCCQLTLDPNTAHSLLFLSEGNRKVTWGKEEQPYPDHPERFDCRPQVLCRESLTGHCYWEAEWSGDGARIGVTYKGIRRKGAGVDCGLGFNDKSWMLRCSPRRYSVRHNNKQTVIPIKPSGSRRVGVYLDWVVGTLSFYRVSSDGLTLLYSFTSSFTEPLYPGFGLYYSSSVSLCMLG, from the exons gGACCGAGTGAAAAGATGTAATTCACACCCACATAAAGGAGACttatcatccatcttcaag TTACTGGATGAAAAAGCTCAAATGTttctgaaggatgagctgatgaaatTCAAATGGTACCTGGATGAGaatgacccagaatgctctgagcctcagctggaggaggacaatgacctggacagtgatggtcagatgcagaagacctgtggtagagagggagctctgaagatcacactgtacatcctgaggaccatggagcaaaatgatctcgctgacatgctggagaaga GGCATCTTCTGTCGCAGTGTCAGTGCAGAATCAAATGTAAcctgaagaagaaatttgagtgtgtatttgaagggaaagctaaggaaggacagccaacacttctcaaagagatttacacagacctctacataactgaagggggagctggaggagtcaatgatgaacatgaagtgagacagattgaaacagcatccaagaaaagggtaacagaagatactacagtcaagtgcaatgatatatttaaacccttacatgggcgtgtgacacctatcagaactgttcTCACTAAAGGGGttgcaggtatcgggaaaacagtctctgtgcagaaagttattcttgactgggcagaaggaaaagcaaaccaggacattcacttcatatttgctcttccgttccgggacctgaatttgattaaggatgaatacagtctgattgatctgcttcaccactttgtcccagaaTTGAAATTGCTTGAATCCTTTGAGCTGTACaggtacaaagttttgttgatttttgatggtctggatgagtgtcgccttcctctagattttcagaacaatgagggctggtttgatgtaacaaagaaaacgtcactggatgtgctgttgactaacctcattaaggggaatctgcttccatccgctctcctctggataacctcccggccagcagcagccaatcagatacctcctgagtgtgtccaccaggtgacagagatacgggGGTTTaatgatgcccagaaggaggagtatttcaggaagagatttagtgatcagagcctgactagcaggattatcacacatgtgaaatcatcaaggagcctcttcatcatgtgccacatacctgtgttctgctggatttcagccactgttcttgaaaggctttttagtgagaTGGACAGTGGATATATTCCAaagactctgactgaaatgtacacacacttcctgatctttcaggcaAGTGTAAAAAATCACAAGTATATGGAAAACGGTGGAACCAAGCTTAAATGCATTGAATCTGGCAAggaattccttttaaaacttggtaaactggcttttcataaccttgagaaaggcaatctcatattttataagcaagatctgacagagaatggcattgatgtcacagaggcttcagtttactctggagtgtgtacagaagtctttaaagaggaGTATGGGTTGTaccaggagaaggtgtactgctttgtgcatctgagcattcaggagtatctcgctgctttatacaAGTTTCTGTCAAAttcatcagctgacctgctgaagactgcagtggatgaagcattaaagagcaagaatggacatttggacctctacctccgcttcctcttTGGCCTCTCAACAGATTCCAGTCAGAGTCTGTTACAAAGGCTACTGGAACAGAAAAGAACCAGCTCCCAAAACATTAAAGAAACTGCCCAGtacatcaaggagaaaatacaggagaatttatctccagaaaggaccatcaacctgttccactgtctgaatgaagtgggtgacaattctctaatagaggaagtacaaagatacctgagtTCAGGAAGTCTTTCAGCAacagacctctcacctgcacagtggtcagctctggcctttctgttactgatgtcagataaggagctggatgtgtttgatctgaagaaatacatcagatcagatgaaggtcttcagagactgctgcctgtgatcatgaaatctaggacagctct GTTAATGAGGGGACGTgtcacacggaaggagcagacgattgGTGCAGGACAGAG cctgaacagctgtaatctcacagagacatgctgtgaagtgttggcttcagctctcagatcaaactcctctcagctgagagagctggacctgagtgacaatgacctgcaggattcaggggtgaagctgctctctgctggactgggggattcacactgtacactggagatactgag gctgtcaggctgtagagtcacagaagaaggctgttcttccctggcttctgCTCTGAgatcaaacccctcacacctgagagagctggacctgagtgacaatgacctgcaggattcaggggtgaagctgctctctgttggactgggggattcacattgtaaactggagatactgag gctgtcaggctgtagagtcacagaagaaggctgttcttccctggcttcagctctgaggtcaaacccctctcacctgagagagctggacctgaggtACAATCACCCAAGatactcaggagtgaagctgctctctgctctactggaggatcccaaatgtaaactggagaaactgaa tgtggaccacagtggagagtgcaggaacAGATCAGGGATCCAGAAAT actgctgccagctgacgctggaccccaacacagcacacagcctcctgtttttgtcagaggggaacaggaaggtgacatgggggaaagaggagcagccatatcctgatcatccagagagatttgactgtcgcccccaagttctgtgcagagagagtctgactggtcactgttactgggaggctgagtggagtggagatggagcccggataggagtgacttataaaggaattcGGAGGAAAGGAGCCGGTGTTGACTGTGGGCTCGGattcaatgacaagtcatggatgctgcGCTGCTCTCCTCGCCGTTACTCTGTTCGgcataataataaacagactgtcatacccataaagccctcaggctcccgcagagtaggagtgtatctggactgggtggttggtactctgtccttctacagagtctcctctgatggactgaccctcctgtacagcttcacctcctcattcactgaacccctctatccagggtttggGCTTTATTATAGCtcctccgtgtccctgtgcatgctgggatag
- the LOC140588901 gene encoding NLR family CARD domain-containing protein 3-like isoform X5 yields MFLKDELMKFKWYLDENDPECSEPQLEEDNDLDSDGQMQKTCGREGALKITLYILRTMEQNDLADMLEKRHLLSQCQCRIKCNLKKKFECVFEGKAKEGQPTLLKEIYTDLYITEGGAGGVNDEHEVRQIETASKKRVTEDTTVKCNDIFKPLHGRVTPIRTVLTKGVAGIGKTVSVQKVILDWAEGKANQDIHFIFALPFRDLNLIKDEYSLIDLLHHFVPELKLLESFELYRYKVLLIFDGLDECRLPLDFQNNEGWFDVTKKTSLDVLLTNLIKGNLLPSALLWITSRPAAANQIPPECVHQVTEIRGFNDAQKEEYFRKRFSDQSLTSRIITHVKSSRSLFIMCHIPVFCWISATVLERLFSEMDSGYIPKTLTEMYTHFLIFQASVKNHKYMENGGTKLKCIESGKEFLLKLGKLAFHNLEKGNLIFYKQDLTENGIDVTEASVYSGVCTEVFKEEYGLYQEKVYCFVHLSIQEYLAALYKFLSNSSADLLKTAVDEALKSKNGHLDLYLRFLFGLSTDSSQSLLQRLLEQKRTSSQNIKETAQYIKEKIQENLSPERTINLFHCLNEVGDNSLIEEVQRYLSSGSLSATDLSPAQWSALAFLLLMSDKELDVFDLKKYIRSDEGLQRLLPVIMKSRTALLMRGRVTRKEQTIGAGQSLNSCNLTETCCEVLASALRSNSSQLRELDLSDNDLQDSGVKLLSAGLGDSHCTLEILRLSGCRVTEEGCSSLASALRSNPSHLRELDLSDNDLQDSGVKLLSVGLGDSHCKLEILRLSGCRVTEEGCSSLASALRSNPSHLRELDLRYNHPRYSGVKLLSALLEDPKCKLEKLNVDHSGECRNRSGIQKYCCQLTLDPNTAHSLLFLSEGNRKVTWGKEEQPYPDHPERFDCRPQVLCRESLTGHCYWEAEWSGDGARIGVTYKGIRRKGAGVDCGLGFNDKSWMLRCSPRRYSVRHNNKQTVIPIKPSGSRRVGVYLDWVVGTLSFYRVSSDGLTLLYSFTSSFTEPLYPGFGLYYSSSVSLCMLG; encoded by the exons ATGTttctgaaggatgagctgatgaaatTCAAATGGTACCTGGATGAGaatgacccagaatgctctgagcctcagctggaggaggacaatgacctggacagtgatggtcagatgcagaagacctgtggtagagagggagctctgaagatcacactgtacatcctgaggaccatggagcaaaatgatctcgctgacatgctggagaaga GGCATCTTCTGTCGCAGTGTCAGTGCAGAATCAAATGTAAcctgaagaagaaatttgagtgtgtatttgaagggaaagctaaggaaggacagccaacacttctcaaagagatttacacagacctctacataactgaagggggagctggaggagtcaatgatgaacatgaagtgagacagattgaaacagcatccaagaaaagggtaacagaagatactacagtcaagtgcaatgatatatttaaacccttacatgggcgtgtgacacctatcagaactgttcTCACTAAAGGGGttgcaggtatcgggaaaacagtctctgtgcagaaagttattcttgactgggcagaaggaaaagcaaaccaggacattcacttcatatttgctcttccgttccgggacctgaatttgattaaggatgaatacagtctgattgatctgcttcaccactttgtcccagaaTTGAAATTGCTTGAATCCTTTGAGCTGTACaggtacaaagttttgttgatttttgatggtctggatgagtgtcgccttcctctagattttcagaacaatgagggctggtttgatgtaacaaagaaaacgtcactggatgtgctgttgactaacctcattaaggggaatctgcttccatccgctctcctctggataacctcccggccagcagcagccaatcagatacctcctgagtgtgtccaccaggtgacagagatacgggGGTTTaatgatgcccagaaggaggagtatttcaggaagagatttagtgatcagagcctgactagcaggattatcacacatgtgaaatcatcaaggagcctcttcatcatgtgccacatacctgtgttctgctggatttcagccactgttcttgaaaggctttttagtgagaTGGACAGTGGATATATTCCAaagactctgactgaaatgtacacacacttcctgatctttcaggcaAGTGTAAAAAATCACAAGTATATGGAAAACGGTGGAACCAAGCTTAAATGCATTGAATCTGGCAAggaattccttttaaaacttggtaaactggcttttcataaccttgagaaaggcaatctcatattttataagcaagatctgacagagaatggcattgatgtcacagaggcttcagtttactctggagtgtgtacagaagtctttaaagaggaGTATGGGTTGTaccaggagaaggtgtactgctttgtgcatctgagcattcaggagtatctcgctgctttatacaAGTTTCTGTCAAAttcatcagctgacctgctgaagactgcagtggatgaagcattaaagagcaagaatggacatttggacctctacctccgcttcctcttTGGCCTCTCAACAGATTCCAGTCAGAGTCTGTTACAAAGGCTACTGGAACAGAAAAGAACCAGCTCCCAAAACATTAAAGAAACTGCCCAGtacatcaaggagaaaatacaggagaatttatctccagaaaggaccatcaacctgttccactgtctgaatgaagtgggtgacaattctctaatagaggaagtacaaagatacctgagtTCAGGAAGTCTTTCAGCAacagacctctcacctgcacagtggtcagctctggcctttctgttactgatgtcagataaggagctggatgtgtttgatctgaagaaatacatcagatcagatgaaggtcttcagagactgctgcctgtgatcatgaaatctaggacagctct GTTAATGAGGGGACGTgtcacacggaaggagcagacgattgGTGCAGGACAGAG cctgaacagctgtaatctcacagagacatgctgtgaagtgttggcttcagctctcagatcaaactcctctcagctgagagagctggacctgagtgacaatgacctgcaggattcaggggtgaagctgctctctgctggactgggggattcacactgtacactggagatactgag gctgtcaggctgtagagtcacagaagaaggctgttcttccctggcttctgCTCTGAgatcaaacccctcacacctgagagagctggacctgagtgacaatgacctgcaggattcaggggtgaagctgctctctgttggactgggggattcacattgtaaactggagatactgag gctgtcaggctgtagagtcacagaagaaggctgttcttccctggcttcagctctgaggtcaaacccctctcacctgagagagctggacctgaggtACAATCACCCAAGatactcaggagtgaagctgctctctgctctactggaggatcccaaatgtaaactggagaaactgaa tgtggaccacagtggagagtgcaggaacAGATCAGGGATCCAGAAAT actgctgccagctgacgctggaccccaacacagcacacagcctcctgtttttgtcagaggggaacaggaaggtgacatgggggaaagaggagcagccatatcctgatcatccagagagatttgactgtcgcccccaagttctgtgcagagagagtctgactggtcactgttactgggaggctgagtggagtggagatggagcccggataggagtgacttataaaggaattcGGAGGAAAGGAGCCGGTGTTGACTGTGGGCTCGGattcaatgacaagtcatggatgctgcGCTGCTCTCCTCGCCGTTACTCTGTTCGgcataataataaacagactgtcatacccataaagccctcaggctcccgcagagtaggagtgtatctggactgggtggttggtactctgtccttctacagagtctcctctgatggactgaccctcctgtacagcttcacctcctcattcactgaacccctctatccagggtttggGCTTTATTATAGCtcctccgtgtccctgtgcatgctgggatag